gagtttagtgataaagctataagcagctactcaggcaaaatttcgttgttcaagcggtgaacgattagctgccgcCCGAAAATactagcaataaaaaaaaaactttatagcaataggcgtcttaagttcaaataactgaataattggttggaacaactgagacattttttgctttcatgcatacaggtaactttTTTGGGATTGTGTCATTactcagttgcacgagtgacacctcattaaAACGTCTCATTTTTTCCTAAGGGTGTAAGTCATTGCTTAACTGTAACTTTTTTTCACTCGTTTGTGGTGCGATCGATTAGTAGTAGCAAGTTTTAATCAATcagattcagaaaaacaacttatattttagttgttttgcgatcgctggctttccCGTGTATATCCGATGTGAATTTGTGAGCTTTCCAACTAGCCAGACATGTGAACGAGAAGAATTTGTTTTCTACTTTTGAGAAATTAACTCatcttttcacatttttatgtaaaatctaattattaaatttgcatttttttatgatCTCGagtaactgattcaaatggtgtatgacactcgTCTTTCGGAGTCTCGGTTAaagagtcgggtttcacagtgattgcatatccttCATATAGGAGAAGAACAAAAAGATCATGCTGGAGTAATTTTCGAACTAATTAAAAGTAGCTTCAAAACCAGAAGTTCATACACTGCACATAAACGACATACtatgtaaacaaaaactgcaACTATATCATATTAAAGTTTTTCCTTAAGAAAACTGAACACACATTTCATTATGCATTCGAGGCCATCCGCAAGAGTTCAAAATCGAGCTCCCGTCTACGGTTCGagactttcttactttctttctCTTTTTACATATTCAAGCGGCAGTAACTAATTAGAATACAATTAGGAGTCTATTGATATCAGTACTGCGGGCAATGAGAAAACTGCATGTACATACTCGGGTTCAATTGCACTTACAGTTTCAAATTATTCGACGGAAAATTGCTTTGATTGTGACCGGCACATTAACCTTGCAGCAGAAAAAGTGACCGTTATAAATAAACCGTTTCGCATCGTAAATTAGCCCAGTCAATTCGGAAACGCGCCGAGTGACACAATCGCTCCCGATTTCACTATCCGCTATTTGTCGCAAGACTTTCGTCTGTCCACCGGCAAATTAGTTCAAGGAGGGTGCACACTCCGGACGGTTGCCAGCCGATGCCGAGTGGCCACGGAGTGCAAGGATGTCGACGATGGAGCTGGCTTTGGAACGCAGTGGATTGACTGCACTGGCAATGCCGACATTAGTTCTGATGACTCTGCTAGTAGTGGCCAGCGGTTTGTTTCATGTGTGGATGCAAACGCGGCGATACGTGAAGCTCGGAAATTTGATTCCCGGTCCAAGAGCATATCCATTGATCGGAAATGCTAACATGATGCTGGGCAAAAATCATGACGAAATTATGAGAAAGGCTATCGAGTTGAGCTATTTTTATGGTCACATTAGCCGTGGTTGGATAGGATATCATTTGGTTGTGTTTCTGACGGATCCGGCGGATATTGAGATAATTTTGAACAGTTATGTGCATTTAAACAAAGCAAGCGAGTATCGATTCTTCAAGCCTTGGCTCGGAGATGGACTATTGATTAGCAGTGGCGATAAATGGAAGTCACATCGAAAGCTAATCGCACCAGCCTTCCACATGAATGTGTTGAAGACCTTCGTTGACATATTCAACGATAACAGCTTGGCGGTGGTGGATCGGATGCGTAAAGAAGTCGGCAAAGTGTTCGATGTACACGACTATATGAGTGAAGTGACGGTCGACATTCTACTGGAAACGGCCATGGGATCGAACAGAACGGGAGAAAATAAAGAAGGGTTTGAATATGCAATGGCAGTGATGAAGTGAGTTAATAGCTTTGAAATCTTTTGCGTGTCGATGTGTTTTGAGACTTTTTCTTCTAGAATGTGTGATATTCTGCATCTACGTCAACTGCGTATCCATCTGAGATTGGATCCAATATTCAATATGACCAAAATCAAACGCGAACAGGACCGCCTATTGGGTATTATCCATAGCTTGACACGGAAAGTTGTCAAACATAAAAAGGAGCTTTTCGAAAAGAATTATGCTGAAGGCAAATTGCCGTCTCCATCGTTGTCTGAAATTATTAGCAAACAAGAACCAGCCgccaaatcagttcctcttatCTCACAGGGATCTATGCTAACGGATGATCTTGATTATAACGACGAAAATGACGTCGGTGTGAAACGACGGTTAGCTTTCCTGGACCTAATGATTGAAACTGCCAAACTTAACCAAGATCTAACTGATGAAGAGATTAAGGAAGAAGTGGACACAATCATGTTCGAAGGTCACGATACAACGGCGGCGGGATCAAGCTTTGTTCTGTGTCTTCTTGGTATTCATCAGGATATTCAAAATCGCGTCTACAAAGAACTTAAACAAATATTCGGTGATTCCAACAGGAAAGCTACTTTCAATGATACACTTGAAATGAAATATTT
This genomic window from Malaya genurostris strain Urasoe2022 chromosome 1, Malgen_1.1, whole genome shotgun sequence contains:
- the LOC131425279 gene encoding cytochrome P450 4g15-like produces the protein MSTMELALERSGLTALAMPTLVLMTLLVVASGLFHVWMQTRRYVKLGNLIPGPRAYPLIGNANMMLGKNHDEIMRKAIELSYFYGHISRGWIGYHLVVFLTDPADIEIILNSYVHLNKASEYRFFKPWLGDGLLISSGDKWKSHRKLIAPAFHMNVLKTFVDIFNDNSLAVVDRMRKEVGKVFDVHDYMSEVTVDILLETAMGSNRTGENKEGFEYAMAVMKMCDILHLRQLRIHLRLDPIFNMTKIKREQDRLLGIIHSLTRKVVKHKKELFEKNYAEGKLPSPSLSEIISKQEPAAKSVPLISQGSMLTDDLDYNDENDVGVKRRLAFLDLMIETAKLNQDLTDEEIKEEVDTIMFEGHDTTAAGSSFVLCLLGIHQDIQNRVYKELKQIFGDSNRKATFNDTLEMKYLERVIFETLRMYPPVPMIARKLTQDVRMASQNYVVPAGTTVVIGTYKLHRREDIYPNPELFNPDNFLPERTQERHYYSYIPFSAGPRSCVGRKYAMLKLKVLISTILRNYRIVSNLKETDFKLQADIILKRTDGFRIELEPRL